In Pleurocapsa sp. PCC 7319, the following are encoded in one genomic region:
- a CDS encoding fasciclin domain-containing protein yields the protein MSLKQKFNQVTLAAILAGATYAATAPVFAQQPGFQQPGFYFPSASFFNPFAAYYQSADDEVDLDLLLEQFPEFNSRLEEANLQDTLDNQDQLTVLVPSEEAFANLSPEMKEKLAEPENFKMLMQYHLVEGQISESDFQNGSVPTVLEENSVQITSVPVGDDQVSIKLNEANASEPLAASDGMVIPIDQVLIPPELLASAKN from the coding sequence ATGTCATTAAAACAAAAATTTAACCAAGTTACCCTGGCAGCTATTTTGGCAGGAGCTACTTATGCAGCTACTGCTCCAGTTTTTGCTCAACAACCAGGATTTCAACAACCAGGATTTTATTTTCCATCTGCTAGTTTTTTTAATCCTTTTGCAGCCTATTACCAGTCAGCTGACGATGAAGTCGACCTAGATCTTCTATTAGAGCAATTTCCAGAATTTAATTCGCGTTTAGAGGAAGCGAATTTACAAGATACTTTAGATAATCAAGATCAGTTAACTGTTTTAGTTCCAAGTGAAGAAGCATTTGCTAATTTATCTCCCGAAATGAAAGAGAAGTTAGCTGAGCCAGAAAATTTTAAAATGCTAATGCAATATCATTTGGTAGAAGGTCAGATTAGCGAATCAGACTTCCAAAATGGTTCAGTACCTACTGTATTAGAGGAAAATTCAGTACAGATTACTAGTGTCCCAGTGGGAGATGATCAGGTTAGCATCAAGTTAAATGAAGCTAATGCTAGTGAACCTCTGGCAGCCAGCGATGGTATGGTAATTCCCATCGACCAAGTCTTAATACCACCTGAATTGTTAGCTTCAGCTAAGAACTAA
- a CDS encoding tetratricopeptide repeat protein, with protein sequence MKQDQIKTIGGRYKLIQELNKGRWSKTYLAEDLGMPQRLKCIVKQLQLRLDDPVNLAQIKALWVQQATVWQMRVINNQITQLLACFEENNRFYLIQKYIEGETLATRLQKTPQISETQTISWLKEILSILVSIHQQGIVHGNLKPSNFAISLPDHRIVLIDFGLIHNLVERLIIQKKTTKLITEENSYYPQNLVNGRQQQAYQADFYAVGIMAIQMLAGIDPAKLMSPPVVKAIFKQENCKLSRKLVNIIERMITLDAPNCYTSAEEIITDLNQINSPTKNIESKNSKLIATTSIISSELQSKIKTAFNRIYQQPKYFVAVVIAILALGGMGELLFPTIRPFYHIWQGKKQLSEDPKTALKSFQEAIKINSQSTSAWKNRGDALFYLERYRAAIAAYDKALQISPNNSQVWAGRGEALYRLERFEAAVTAYDKALQLSPKDVAVLNRKGRALYKLERYPDALAAQEQALRLKPDYVNAMKDRGVALLGMGKHEEAMVAFNNAQAFDPLNPELWQNRALALQYINQPQEAMRLYQEAVEAYDKQVRENPKNITAILDKANVLGKLQQHQQALLAYEQALTVNPDSHLALLGKGNTLFALRKYEEALAAFDRALKLQPKSYLTWHNRGSLLQDGLRNLPEAIASYERSTEINPSFYHAWRDRGVALSQIQQHQEALNSFKKALNIQPNDYKSWVARGITLSSLDRNDEAIASFDRAVEIQPHDPFVLMNRAAALEKSQRYTEACDVYRQLKQINPQFSPAIRAMNNIGCVSTE encoded by the coding sequence ATGAAGCAAGACCAAATAAAAACAATCGGTGGACGATATAAGCTAATTCAAGAGCTAAACAAAGGTAGATGGAGCAAAACCTACTTGGCCGAAGATTTAGGAATGCCCCAAAGATTAAAATGCATAGTTAAACAACTCCAGCTAAGACTTGATGACCCGGTAAATCTAGCCCAGATCAAAGCTTTATGGGTTCAACAAGCCACAGTTTGGCAGATGAGAGTAATCAATAATCAAATTACACAACTTTTAGCTTGTTTCGAGGAAAATAACCGCTTTTATCTGATTCAAAAATACATTGAGGGAGAAACATTAGCTACAAGACTACAAAAAACTCCCCAGATTAGCGAAACCCAAACCATAAGCTGGCTCAAAGAGATTTTGTCAATTCTCGTCTCCATTCATCAACAGGGAATTGTACATGGCAACTTGAAACCCTCTAATTTTGCCATCTCTCTACCAGATCATCGAATTGTTTTGATTGATTTTGGTCTAATTCACAATCTTGTCGAACGTCTAATTATTCAAAAGAAAACAACCAAACTAATTACCGAAGAAAATAGTTATTATCCACAAAATTTAGTCAATGGGAGACAACAACAAGCTTATCAGGCTGATTTTTATGCTGTCGGAATTATGGCAATTCAGATGCTCGCAGGCATAGATCCAGCCAAATTAATGTCTCCCCCTGTGGTCAAAGCTATCTTCAAACAAGAAAACTGCAAGCTCTCTCGCAAATTAGTCAACATAATTGAGCGCATGATCACTCTGGATGCTCCCAATTGTTACACTTCGGCAGAGGAAATTATTACCGATCTCAATCAAATTAACTCCCCAACGAAAAATATTGAGTCAAAAAACAGCAAATTGATTGCTACTACCTCAATTATTTCCTCAGAGTTACAATCCAAAATTAAAACCGCATTTAATAGAATTTATCAACAACCTAAATACTTCGTAGCGGTAGTTATTGCTATCCTAGCCTTGGGTGGCATGGGTGAACTATTATTTCCTACTATAAGACCTTTTTACCATATCTGGCAGGGAAAAAAACAGTTATCAGAAGACCCCAAAACTGCCCTTAAAAGTTTTCAAGAAGCGATTAAAATTAATTCTCAATCAACTTCGGCTTGGAAAAATCGAGGAGATGCTTTATTTTATTTAGAACGTTATCGAGCTGCGATCGCCGCTTACGACAAAGCATTACAGATTAGCCCTAACAATTCCCAAGTATGGGCCGGCAGAGGTGAAGCCTTGTATCGGTTGGAACGTTTTGAAGCAGCAGTTACGGCTTACGATAAAGCATTGCAGTTAAGTCCTAAAGATGTGGCAGTTTTGAATCGAAAAGGAAGGGCTTTATATAAACTAGAACGTTATCCAGATGCTCTGGCAGCTCAAGAGCAGGCACTGAGATTAAAACCTGATTACGTTAATGCGATGAAAGATCGTGGCGTTGCTTTACTAGGCATGGGTAAACACGAAGAGGCAATGGTCGCTTTTAACAATGCTCAGGCTTTTGATCCTCTTAACCCAGAACTCTGGCAAAATAGAGCCTTGGCACTGCAATATATTAATCAGCCTCAAGAGGCAATGCGACTTTATCAAGAGGCGGTCGAAGCCTACGATAAGCAAGTTCGAGAAAACCCCAAAAATATCACCGCTATTCTCGATAAAGCCAATGTGCTGGGTAAATTACAGCAGCATCAACAAGCACTTTTAGCCTATGAACAGGCTTTGACTGTTAACCCAGATTCCCATTTAGCTTTATTAGGTAAAGGCAACACACTATTTGCTTTACGTAAATATGAGGAAGCTTTGGCAGCATTTGATCGAGCATTAAAACTACAGCCCAAATCTTACCTAACTTGGCATAATCGTGGGTCACTTTTACAAGATGGTCTTAGAAATTTACCAGAGGCGATCGCCTCTTACGAACGCTCTACAGAAATTAATCCCAGCTTCTATCATGCCTGGCGCGATCGCGGAGTAGCTTTAAGCCAAATTCAACAGCATCAAGAGGCACTCAATTCATTCAAAAAAGCCTTAAATATCCAACCCAATGATTATAAATCTTGGGTTGCTCGTGGCATCACTCTGTCATCATTAGACCGCAACGACGAAGCGATCGCCTCTTTTGATCGAGCAGTAGAAATCCAACCCCACGACCCATTTGTCTTAATGAATCGCGCTGCTGCCTTAGAAAAAAGTCAAAGGTATACAGAAGCTTGTGATGTTTATCGACAGCTAAAACAAATTAATCCTCAATTTTCACCAGCGATTCGAGCCATGAACAACATAGGCTGTGTATCAACTGAATAA
- a CDS encoding FtsW/RodA/SpoVE family cell cycle protein: MKQYLSYLIPFVNPQVRSWTWEARLLNWLTCIWLIIGLVTLVSASYPEGMVDYNDGLYIFKRQLIGVGIGIFGFNWMARKPLRRTLKISPLIVLVLLLLIFATLVPGLGKTTMGASRWIAIGPFSLQPSELIKPFLVLQAAYLFSRWNKLQNKVRLTWLIVFALVLAGILKQPNLSTTGLCGMSLWLIALAAELPWSQLLSVAIGGFSVASLSVALNSYQLDRITSFINPWKDYHGKGYQLIQSLLAIASGNLHGAGFGLSQQKLSYLPIRSTDFIFAVYAEEFGFIGCVLLLLLIIGYGTVALRVAIKCRHSTPRLVAVGAMVFIVGQSLINIAVATGSLPTTGLPLPFFSYGINSIIASLLLAGLLVRVARESNTAKIIALKQNSIGETFTRK, from the coding sequence GTGAAGCAATATCTAAGTTATTTAATTCCCTTTGTCAATCCTCAAGTCAGATCTTGGACATGGGAAGCTCGATTATTAAACTGGTTGACTTGTATTTGGCTAATTATTGGTTTGGTTACGTTGGTGTCAGCATCATACCCTGAGGGTATGGTGGACTATAATGATGGGCTGTATATTTTTAAGCGACAATTAATTGGAGTTGGCATAGGTATTTTCGGGTTCAATTGGATGGCTCGCAAGCCTTTACGACGAACTCTCAAAATTTCTCCTTTAATAGTGTTAGTTTTGCTATTGTTAATTTTTGCCACTTTAGTTCCTGGTTTGGGTAAAACTACTATGGGAGCAAGTCGTTGGATTGCTATTGGACCATTTTCATTACAGCCATCGGAGTTAATCAAACCTTTTTTGGTCTTACAGGCTGCTTATTTGTTTTCTCGCTGGAACAAACTGCAAAACAAGGTTCGGTTGACCTGGTTGATTGTATTTGCTTTGGTCTTGGCTGGAATTTTAAAACAGCCTAATTTAAGTACCACTGGCTTATGTGGGATGAGTTTATGGCTTATTGCCTTAGCAGCAGAATTACCCTGGAGTCAACTTCTGTCAGTTGCCATTGGTGGGTTTAGTGTAGCAAGTTTAAGTGTAGCTTTAAATTCTTATCAGTTAGATCGTATTACTTCTTTTATTAATCCTTGGAAAGATTACCATGGTAAAGGATATCAGTTAATTCAAAGCTTACTGGCGATCGCTTCAGGGAATTTACATGGTGCGGGATTTGGGCTTTCTCAACAAAAATTATCATACTTACCGATTCGCTCTACAGATTTTATTTTCGCGGTTTACGCTGAAGAATTTGGTTTTATCGGCTGTGTCTTATTACTGTTATTAATTATTGGCTATGGTACTGTGGCATTAAGGGTAGCAATTAAATGTCGTCATAGTACTCCTCGGTTAGTTGCAGTAGGAGCAATGGTTTTTATTGTGGGGCAATCATTAATTAATATTGCTGTGGCTACGGGTTCTCTACCAACCACCGGTTTACCTCTACCGTTTTTTAGTTATGGGATTAACTCAATTATTGCTTCTTTACTATTAGCTGGATTATTAGTGCGAGTTGCCAGAGAAAGTAATACAGCTAAGATAATTGCCCTGAAGCAAAATTCAATAGGAGAGACTTTCACCAGGAAATAA
- a CDS encoding serine/threonine-protein kinase yields the protein MPTPNRELLNSAPNITNSEEIMHFPGSIIGNRYQIIQKLGRKEMSKTYLAKDLQATGDARCAVEQLEPTWKNEANWQAIKQHFINEVAILERLGDHPQIPRFYRYFIEKKQFYLVREYIDGDNLAQEVERKVFDEADTVYLIQDTLRILDFIHKTNVIHRNVQPIHLVRRKQDNSYVLINFGAIREVESTEINFKGDIVANNLFGNEAYIAPEQKAGQSHFSSDIYALAKTAVYALTGQAPKDLEPTPSLWLTQIQLSPKLKIILTKMMSLSIDERYRSALEVLQDLRPLLKIKQVIGGRYSITRYLGGNAGIETYLADNLRRQYQSPCLIKQIELTDTPSDGKITIERRFAEELSVLERLGYHDQIPQLWDHFEENDEFYLVQEYIPGENLAQKIEQQNLSTAEIIGILESTLAVLRFIHQNRIIHRNIKPSNLMIRHEDQQVILTDFGILADLKMLPNVTLDSSHNKDKKNYLSPEQIAGRPTINSDLYALGMTMIEALTKVKPATFPRDKQTGKIIWSQQIVIDRRLVKIIDKMIHLDVGQRYQSADKVLNDLHKINFSAKSLIQYPLGLQSDTTNTEELTQSRKPVLPIVIGLLGIFFLLGSIEFAYPTVRPFYYWYQGKQLLTKNPQAALNSFTKAIDLKPESVLAWSGRGDALYKLELYSEALEAYYEAAELDSTDFSNWKKQGDVLYSLERFTEAIAAYDRALELQQDDGELYNHKGKALYKLQGYQTALTMQEAALEIDRLNAQFLSDRAKNLQALGRYYDALTVLNRVQAIEPLNLKLWQDKPLILKALNRPQEAARVNQEIIRNYQDIIQKNPEKARIWLSQGDFFAAGQMYQKAINSYERAIALKANLYQAWVAKGQILAKIGQDQEALAALDQALQIRPQSYMAWHAKGLVHQNNQNNLPQAIAQYNKAIAINPNYAPLWRDRGLALNQQGNYTQAIESLTKASEIAPQDIKSWLGLATAWEMLDQDQKALAALDKAIEIKPQEPMIWRQKGMIYTKNGQYNEACDTYRRSRLATPSSEQILDAMRNLGCRMN from the coding sequence ATGCCTACTCCCAACAGGGAACTACTCAATTCTGCCCCCAACATCACCAATTCTGAGGAAATAATGCACTTTCCAGGCTCAATTATTGGTAATCGCTACCAGATTATTCAAAAGTTAGGTAGAAAGGAAATGAGTAAAACCTACCTAGCAAAAGATTTACAAGCTACTGGAGACGCTAGATGTGCTGTGGAGCAGTTAGAGCCAACTTGGAAAAATGAGGCAAATTGGCAGGCGATTAAACAACACTTCATTAATGAAGTAGCAATTTTAGAAAGGTTGGGAGATCATCCGCAAATTCCCCGATTTTATCGCTATTTTATTGAAAAAAAACAGTTTTATTTAGTTCGAGAATATATTGATGGCGATAATTTAGCTCAAGAAGTTGAACGTAAAGTATTTGATGAAGCGGATACTGTCTATCTCATCCAAGATACTTTAAGGATCTTGGATTTTATCCATAAAACGAATGTTATTCATCGTAATGTTCAACCGATTCATCTAGTTAGACGGAAACAAGATAACTCCTATGTTCTGATTAATTTCGGCGCCATACGGGAGGTAGAATCAACCGAAATTAACTTCAAAGGAGATATAGTTGCTAACAACCTCTTTGGTAACGAAGCATACATAGCGCCGGAACAAAAAGCAGGACAATCCCACTTTAGTAGTGATATCTATGCCTTAGCGAAAACAGCAGTTTATGCTTTGACTGGACAAGCGCCAAAAGATTTAGAGCCAACTCCAAGCCTGTGGTTAACTCAAATTCAGCTAAGTCCCAAATTAAAAATAATTTTGACCAAAATGATGTCCTTAAGTATCGATGAACGCTATCGTTCTGCTCTAGAGGTACTTCAGGATCTGCGACCATTACTTAAAATTAAACAGGTAATCGGAGGTCGTTATTCTATTACCCGTTATTTGGGTGGTAATGCTGGTATTGAGACTTATTTGGCTGATAATTTGCGTCGTCAATATCAATCTCCCTGTTTAATTAAGCAAATTGAACTGACTGATACACCTAGTGATGGCAAAATCACTATAGAACGGCGTTTTGCGGAAGAACTATCAGTTTTAGAAAGACTGGGATACCACGATCAAATTCCCCAACTTTGGGACCATTTTGAGGAAAATGACGAATTTTATCTAGTTCAAGAATATATCCCAGGGGAAAACTTAGCTCAAAAAATAGAGCAGCAAAATCTATCGACTGCAGAAATAATTGGCATTTTAGAAAGTACCCTTGCTGTTTTAAGATTCATTCATCAAAATCGCATTATTCATCGCAATATTAAACCCTCAAACTTAATGATTCGCCATGAAGATCAGCAGGTTATTTTGACTGATTTTGGCATTTTGGCGGATTTAAAAATGCTACCCAATGTCACTCTAGACTCCAGCCACAATAAAGATAAGAAAAACTACTTGTCTCCAGAACAAATTGCTGGTAGACCAACTATTAATAGCGACCTATATGCTTTGGGTATGACTATGATTGAAGCTTTAACTAAGGTCAAACCAGCTACATTTCCGAGAGATAAGCAAACAGGAAAAATAATCTGGTCACAACAAATTGTGATTGATCGCCGATTGGTGAAAATTATCGATAAGATGATTCATCTAGATGTGGGACAACGTTATCAATCCGCGGATAAAGTTTTAAATGACTTGCACAAAATTAATTTTTCTGCCAAATCTTTAATTCAATACCCCCTAGGATTACAGAGCGATACGACAAATACTGAGGAATTAACCCAGTCTAGAAAACCTGTCTTGCCAATTGTAATCGGTTTACTAGGGATATTTTTTCTCCTTGGAAGTATTGAATTTGCTTATCCTACAGTTAGACCGTTCTACTACTGGTATCAGGGTAAACAGCTATTAACCAAAAACCCCCAAGCTGCCCTGAATAGTTTCACTAAAGCTATCGATCTTAAGCCGGAGAGTGTTCTTGCTTGGTCAGGTAGGGGCGATGCTTTATATAAACTAGAGCTGTATTCAGAGGCTTTAGAAGCCTATTATGAAGCAGCTGAGTTAGATTCAACAGACTTTAGCAACTGGAAGAAGCAGGGGGATGTTCTCTATAGTTTAGAACGATTTACTGAAGCGATCGCTGCATACGATCGAGCATTAGAATTACAGCAAGATGATGGAGAACTTTATAATCACAAAGGAAAAGCTCTCTATAAGCTACAAGGGTACCAAACAGCTTTGACTATGCAGGAAGCAGCGTTAGAAATTGATCGCCTTAATGCTCAATTTTTGAGCGATCGCGCTAAAAACCTGCAAGCCTTGGGTAGATATTACGATGCATTAACAGTATTGAATCGAGTTCAAGCCATTGAACCGTTAAATTTAAAGCTATGGCAAGACAAACCTCTGATTCTAAAAGCTTTAAATCGTCCTCAAGAAGCTGCGCGGGTCAATCAAGAAATTATTCGCAATTATCAAGATATAATCCAGAAAAATCCCGAAAAAGCTCGTATTTGGCTTTCACAAGGAGACTTTTTTGCTGCTGGGCAAATGTATCAGAAAGCCATAAATTCCTACGAGCGGGCAATTGCGCTCAAAGCAAATCTCTATCAAGCTTGGGTTGCCAAAGGGCAAATTTTAGCTAAAATCGGTCAAGATCAGGAGGCATTAGCAGCCCTAGATCAAGCCTTACAAATTCGTCCTCAATCCTATATGGCTTGGCACGCTAAAGGATTAGTGCATCAGAATAATCAAAATAACTTACCTCAGGCGATCGCTCAATATAATAAGGCAATTGCCATTAATCCCAATTATGCACCACTGTGGCGAGATCGAGGGCTAGCTTTAAATCAACAAGGAAATTATACTCAAGCTATTGAATCCCTGACTAAAGCTAGCGAAATTGCGCCTCAAGATATTAAGAGCTGGTTAGGTCTGGCAACTGCTTGGGAGATGCTCGATCAAGATCAAAAAGCGTTAGCAGCTTTGGATAAAGCGATTGAAATCAAACCACAGGAGCCGATGATTTGGAGGCAGAAGGGTATGATTTATACTAAAAATGGTCAATATAATGAAGCTTGTGACACTTACCGTCGTTCGCGCTTGGCTACTCCTAGCTCTGAGCAAATTCTAGATGCGATGAGAAACCTGGGGTGTCGAATGAATTAA
- the apcB gene encoding allophycocyanin subunit beta, with product MQDAITSVINSADVQGRYLDGAAMDKLKNYFQTGQLRVRAASVISANAASIVKEAVAKSLLYSDVTRPGGNMYTTRRYAACIRDLDYYLRYSTYAMLAGDPSILDERVLNGLKETYNSLGVPVSSTVQAIQAMKEVTASLVGADAGKEMGVYFDYICSGLS from the coding sequence ATGCAAGACGCAATTACCTCTGTAATTAATTCAGCTGATGTTCAAGGTAGATACCTCGATGGTGCTGCTATGGACAAGCTTAAAAACTATTTTCAAACTGGTCAACTAAGAGTACGTGCAGCAAGCGTAATTAGTGCTAACGCGGCTAGCATCGTTAAAGAAGCAGTAGCAAAATCTTTGCTATATTCTGATGTTACTCGTCCTGGTGGTAACATGTATACTACACGTCGCTATGCAGCTTGTATCCGTGACTTAGACTACTATCTTCGTTATTCTACCTATGCAATGCTAGCTGGAGATCCTTCGATCCTAGATGAGCGTGTATTAAATGGTTTGAAAGAAACTTATAATTCTTTAGGAGTTCCTGTTTCTTCTACAGTTCAAGCTATTCAAGCTATGAAAGAAGTAACTGCTAGCTTAGTTGGTGCTGATGCTGGTAAAGAAATGGGTGTTTATTTCGACTATATCTGCTCTGGCTTAAGCTAA
- a CDS encoding phycobilisome linker polypeptide — translation MRMFKVTACVPSQTRIRTQRELQNTFFTKLVPYDNWFREQQRIMKMGGKIMKVELATGKQGMNTGLS, via the coding sequence ATGCGTATGTTTAAGGTGACTGCCTGTGTTCCCAGTCAAACTAGAATTCGCACTCAAAGAGAATTGCAAAATACTTTTTTCACCAAGCTTGTTCCCTACGATAATTGGTTTCGTGAGCAACAACGAATTATGAAGATGGGTGGCAAAATTATGAAAGTTGAGCTAGCAACAGGCAAACAAGGTATGAATACAGGCTTATCCTAA
- a CDS encoding iron uptake porin encodes MNTKLIVSGLSGISIFLLLTSVAKAESYKHQFNWLDAKTSVENKNPHYNWYPSLNLSDSNFDKFSNLELASKTSFNRLLPTTNSEAVSTSDNPTSPVLTDYQSNAGSLGEETIIPETYLVQTTNVSQMRDVAPNDWAYEALRSLVNRYGCISGYPDQTFRGNQSLTRYEFAAGLNSCLEQIERLIASQETVSQEDLQTINRLTQEFETELQAIAGRVDNLDGRISWLEDHQFSTTTILNGEVIFALADAFGGDPPGGCTIIEDLTDTEASDGADCVNRNDPDTETVFTYTARLGLQSSFTGQDRLRMFLTTGNFDDGGFTNAESLNTYMARLGYQADLDDEVFIDILEYRFPAFNDKVVFYGAAYGFALSNVLTSNTPFFDIGRGSVSRFGQVNPILRIGGAMDAGVGFDWKIADPIRFQAAYGTRDSGDTEGGFFGADHSALGVQLLVQPTDSIVTGINYVNAYSSDGTLGTFTGSVNAETGGLWSNARVPSSLAAQNDPTFAPCCRFFLGDQPAQINAVGGSFQWNATEKINLAAWGGYTFTDFINALPDFDDEFAVGNPNINGIGDSAGEEPFAESATFSLSFGFNEPFGREGDLFGFIFGMPPKLVNAGPETRGNSVPFFEQVINNESETVVTDNNPNLDTVGTILQEVDARGLPRTDENIGQVADDLVDADVLPTSLGQEDEATSLHFEFFYRYTVNDHISITPGFFFVTNPGHIADNDTLYVGTIRTTFRF; translated from the coding sequence ATGAATACTAAGCTTATAGTATCTGGGTTGTCGGGAATATCTATATTTTTATTATTAACTTCTGTAGCTAAAGCAGAGTCTTATAAGCATCAGTTTAATTGGCTCGATGCTAAGACAAGTGTAGAAAATAAAAACCCTCATTACAACTGGTATCCAAGTCTCAATTTATCAGACTCTAACTTTGATAAATTTAGTAACTTGGAGTTGGCATCAAAAACCAGTTTTAATCGGCTATTACCAACTACAAATTCAGAGGCAGTCAGTACCTCGGATAATCCAACTTCCCCGGTGTTAACTGATTATCAGTCTAATGCAGGCTCCCTGGGGGAAGAGACAATCATACCTGAGACTTATTTAGTGCAGACTACTAATGTTTCCCAGATGCGGGACGTTGCACCAAACGATTGGGCTTACGAGGCATTACGTTCTTTGGTGAATAGATATGGCTGCATTAGTGGTTATCCCGATCAAACTTTTCGCGGAAACCAGTCCCTTACTCGTTATGAATTTGCTGCCGGATTAAACTCTTGTTTAGAACAAATTGAACGTTTAATTGCCAGCCAAGAAACTGTCAGTCAAGAAGATTTACAGACAATTAATCGCCTAACTCAAGAATTTGAGACAGAGCTACAAGCGATCGCCGGACGAGTTGATAATTTAGACGGTCGTATATCGTGGTTAGAAGATCATCAGTTTTCGACGACAACCATTTTAAATGGAGAAGTGATCTTTGCTCTCGCCGATGCCTTTGGAGGCGATCCTCCAGGGGGATGTACAATTATCGAAGATTTGACAGATACTGAAGCTTCAGATGGTGCAGATTGTGTAAACCGCAATGATCCAGATACGGAAACAGTTTTCACCTATACTGCTAGATTAGGCTTACAAAGTTCCTTCACAGGTCAAGACAGGCTACGGATGTTTTTAACCACTGGTAATTTTGATGATGGTGGTTTTACCAACGCTGAATCTTTAAACACCTATATGGCTCGTTTGGGCTATCAAGCGGATTTAGATGACGAGGTATTTATTGATATCTTAGAGTATCGTTTTCCCGCATTTAATGACAAAGTAGTTTTTTATGGCGCGGCATATGGTTTTGCCCTCAGTAATGTTCTTACCTCTAATACACCGTTTTTTGATATTGGTCGGGGTTCTGTCTCTCGTTTTGGACAGGTTAATCCGATTTTACGTATCGGTGGTGCTATGGATGCTGGGGTCGGTTTTGATTGGAAAATTGCCGACCCGATAAGATTTCAAGCTGCTTATGGCACCAGAGATAGTGGAGATACCGAGGGAGGCTTCTTTGGCGCAGACCATAGTGCTTTGGGCGTACAACTTCTAGTTCAACCGACCGACAGTATAGTTACAGGAATCAATTATGTTAATGCATACTCAAGTGATGGTACTTTAGGTACTTTTACAGGTAGTGTCAATGCAGAAACAGGAGGATTATGGTCTAATGCCAGGGTTCCTTCCTCATTAGCCGCTCAAAACGATCCAACTTTTGCTCCCTGCTGTAGATTTTTCTTGGGCGATCAACCTGCACAAATTAATGCAGTGGGAGGTAGTTTTCAGTGGAATGCTACGGAAAAAATAAATTTAGCCGCTTGGGGTGGTTATACTTTTACTGACTTTATCAATGCACTTCCTGATTTTGATGATGAGTTTGCCGTAGGGAATCCTAATATTAATGGGATTGGTGATTCTGCTGGGGAAGAGCCTTTTGCTGAGTCGGCAACTTTCTCACTTTCTTTCGGTTTTAACGAGCCTTTTGGTAGAGAAGGGGATCTATTCGGTTTTATATTTGGGATGCCTCCCAAATTAGTGAACGCAGGACCAGAAACCAGAGGGAATTCTGTACCATTTTTTGAGCAGGTGATAAATAATGAGTCTGAGACTGTCGTTACTGATAACAACCCTAACTTAGATACTGTAGGGACAATCTTACAAGAGGTTGATGCCCGAGGTTTACCAAGAACTGATGAAAATATCGGTCAAGTGGCTGATGATTTAGTTGATGCAGATGTTTTGCCTACTAGTTTAGGTCAAGAAGATGAAGCCACTTCCTTGCATTTTGAGTTTTTCTATCGCTATACAGTTAACGATCATATATCAATTACTCCAGGATTTTTCTTTGTGACTAATCCAGGTCATATTGCGGATAACGACACTCTTTATGTCGGAACTATTCGGACTACTTTCCGTTTTTAA